The window GCCCCTGGGCGTGATGGCATACGAATTGATGGTACACAACATGAGGCTTCAATCCTCCTGTCCTAAACCCGAAATTCTAACCCAATTCTGTtacaaatttattattttatcttaactaataaaaaattatcaaaatatattttttttaaactttatgGATATTTAGGAAAGCATAGCAATGTTTTTAAAATCTCAATAATAAAAAGTAAGTTGATAAATCTTGAGctttaaaaattatattggatttgtaaaattgataaattataatttttttgtttCACCAGAATTTTCAAAAGACCTTTTAAGATTTAATATGTCAACTTTCTATTTTACTATCATTATTCCTTTTAATTGTCACTTTAATTGTTGAAGGAgacatttttaaagttaaaaaaaaaattaaaggggTGGTTTTGTATTAATGAAAGTTTGGGTGAAATTGGACAAATCGTCTATTAAGCCCCAAAACAATGGTACAGCGTCCTTTTAATTTCCCCAACTACGTGAGGATCAAATCTTAGCATGATGAATTGATTCATACTTTTTTTTAATACACCCTTGATCTATGAGTGGATGATAGATAAAAATTTTTTATTGGACTAGAGAGATCATCATCAGTGTAAACTAGGGATGATAATGTCATTCAAATTCGATGAAGGATCCAATATATTACCTGAATGGAGGAGGACTCacgttcaaaaataatttttttaatctctctcgtATGGATGTTTTATTCTCTCTCTTGGGTCCTGGGGGGTATAGTACCGCGATAGGacattcagattgtcacccagacATCCGCAGTTCTAACTCCAGTTATggcgtatttgtaggaatttttcctccaaatggggggcgtaaccaaaggatgttggacttctgGACTGACCGATGCGTGCTCTttccgatttatcctgatgaccgGTGGGAAACTTTCGTGGGACCGAGCTAATCATCCAGGGATAATTAATGAAATTAACtagaattatcattttttttcttctctctcctAGATGCAAAGTGATGTAAATTCTTTTCTCTCCTGTATATAAAATGGTGTTGGTTTACGGGAAAAAGAAACTACCACTATGGTATTAATTTGcgaaagaaaaatgatatgctcaaggaaaaaaatctaagaaaaaactCAAGAATAAACACATAAAGTGATGggtccacaaaaagtgaaatgataTGTCATAACTTTATGTGTTTATCCTTAAacttttccttaaatttttttccttaaacatAACAACACAATTATGGAGTTAGTTTGTGAAGTTATTCTGGTTTAAAAAAAAGAAGCACCATCGTTAAGCtggtttacaaaaaaaaaatagtatcatTGTAGTGTTGGTTTGTGCAAACCAAGTGCTCTTTTTCACAAATCAACACCGTTGTGGTATTATTTTTCACAAACTAGCACCAAAATAATCTTATTTTTCGCAAACCAGGACTATTTTTGCATGTAGGAGAAAGAAGAGTCCACTTTGCATGCATGAGAGAAGACAGCATGTAAATTATTTTACTAGCATATTTTAGTTGTACATCTGTTTAAAagcaaaatttctataaatatatcattATTAAGATTAAATTGTAGGTACTTAGATGTCAATCTAAATATTATGTCATAGTACCATAGCTCGGGGATGGGTATCTTAAATTTAATGGCTATATATAGAGATGAGGATATGAAATTGGATCCGAACTCAATCTATTGCAACAATgccaattttaaaataataaagaaaataagaagCAGTTTATTAAGCTAAAAATAAAGCCTCTGTGTATTTTTCATTAAAGCCCATGCTTTGTTTTTTGGAGAAGAAGGCCCACGGAAGAAGCCTATATCAATGGGCAATGGAGCAGCCATCAGGATTCATACCTTCCTCTGTTCCTTTCACTCGCCTCTCAGAGATGATGGCTGGTCGGCACGGAGACGACGGCGAAGACGATGATTACATGGGcgacctctccctcttcctccctCCCGACCTAGACGTCGATCCCAACAAGGTCAAGCTTTAATCAATCCCTTGTTTCAATCCCTACACTTTCTTGTTTGGGGGAAAAACTGTCTTTAACCCTAATTTTTGTCGCCGGCTTCCGTTTCACGTAGAAATTGAGAGAGAAAGTAAAGAATAACCCTCCGGCTCCGAATCCGAAGTCCAAGTTGCCGAAGGGACGTAGCTGGCAGGAGCAGCGGCGGCTCGAGAGGGAGAGGAAGCAGCGGGAGGAGGACGAGCGCACGAGGGCGAGCCTGGAGGAGGCGATTCCAGACTCCAACGTGGGGTTCAGGATGTTGAAGATGATGGGATACAAGCCCGGGTCGGCGCTTGGGAAGGACGGTGGCGGGATGGCGGAGCCGGTGGGACTCCAAATTCGGCGGTCCAGAGCGGGAATTGGAGTGGAGGAGGATGCCGCGAGGAAGGAGAGGGCGGAGGTTGAGGGGAAGCGGAGGAGGGAAGAGGATATGATGGCGGAATTTGGAACGAGGCAGAAAACGCAGTGGAGGAGCAGGAGGGTTGTTTGGGATTACAGGAAAGGAGAGGCTGCTTTGGCACAGTTGGAGAAGAGGGAGGTGGTTGAGCCCCCAAAGGATAATGAGAATG is drawn from Zingiber officinale cultivar Zhangliang chromosome 1B, Zo_v1.1, whole genome shotgun sequence and contains these coding sequences:
- the LOC121990337 gene encoding G patch domain-containing protein 11-like, whose translation is MEQPSGFIPSSVPFTRLSEMMAGRHGDDGEDDDYMGDLSLFLPPDLDVDPNKKLREKVKNNPPAPNPKSKLPKGRSWQEQRRLERERKQREEDERTRASLEEAIPDSNVGFRMLKMMGYKPGSALGKDGGGMAEPVGLQIRRSRAGIGVEEDAARKERAEVEGKRRREEDMMAEFGTRQKTQWRSRRVVWDYRKGEAALAQLEKREVVEPPKDNENEEKPEEEEEEEVITEEHLYDILTKLRDEHHYCLYCGCQYESAEALAINCPGLTEEEH